In the genome of Candidatus Kinetoplastibacterium desouzaii TCC079E, the window AGACCATAAAAAAATAGATACTGGAAATATTTTTAATGCTTTTGCCGTAGCTCCTTATGGACTAGAAGAAGAATTATTATATGAACTTCAAAGTATTGGATTCAAAAATATTATAGTAGAAAAATCTGGATGTTCATTCCAAGCAAATATGTTAGGAATACAATATGCAAACTTGCACCTAAGAATAGCATCAAGAATATTAATACAACTAAAAGAACAAGAAATCAATACAGAAAAAGATATCTTGGAATTAACATATAATATTAATTGGCAGAAATGGTTTAGCCATAAAGAATCTATAAAAATAAAAACATTTGCAATAAATAGTGATCTAACTAGTCTTCAATATTGTAATTTACTGGTAAAAGATGGAATATGTGATTACTTCAGAGATAAAGAAAATGAAAGACCTAGTGTTAATAAAATTAATCCTGATATCAGAATATACTCTTTCATAAAGAAAAAAAAATTAACTTTATACTTAGACACATCTGGAGAATCTTTATTTAAAAGAGGATGGAGACTTAATAAAGGAGAAACTCCAATAAAAGAAAATTTAGCTTCTGGAATATTATCATTATCAAAATGGGAACCAAATAAAACTTTATTAGACCCATTTTGTGGAAGTGGAACTATTCTGATAGAGGCTTATTGTATAGCTGCATCGATACCTTCAGGAATTAATAGGAAATTTGCTTTTGAGAATTTTAAGACACATGATGTTAATCAATGGAATAATTTAATAAAAGAAAGCAAAGAAAATATAAAAAACAACATTGAAACAGAAATTATTGGATGTGATATAGACAAAAACTCAATAGAATACGCAAAACAAAACTTAGTTAGATCTGGTATAGAAACTAATAAAATAAGATTTATAAATGCTAATGCATGTGATTTGAAAATCAATCATTCTAATGGATTTATAGTAACTAATCCTCCTTATGGAATAAGAACACCTAGCGATGACATATGGTCTTCATGGGCACATAATTTAAAACAAAATTACTTCAACTGGAATGTAAATATTATATCTAGTGATTTACTTTTAC includes:
- a CDS encoding THUMP domain-containing class I SAM-dependent RNA methyltransferase encodes the protein MTDNYTNEYNNQYIHKLDHKKIDTGNIFNAFAVAPYGLEEELLYELQSIGFKNIIVEKSGCSFQANMLGIQYANLHLRIASRILIQLKEQEINTEKDILELTYNINWQKWFSHKESIKIKTFAINSDLTSLQYCNLLVKDGICDYFRDKENERPSVNKINPDIRIYSFIKKKKLTLYLDTSGESLFKRGWRLNKGETPIKENLASGILSLSKWEPNKTLLDPFCGSGTILIEAYCIAASIPSGINRKFAFENFKTHDVNQWNNLIKESKENIKNNIETEIIGCDIDKNSIEYAKQNLVRSGIETNKIRFINANACDLKINHSNGFIVTNPPYGIRTPSDDIWSSWAHNLKQNYFNWNVNIISSDLLLPKKMRLKPIRKIPIFNGKLECRLFKFEIVKDSYRKIKNTV